The following proteins come from a genomic window of Burkholderia sp. PAMC 26561:
- a CDS encoding MFS transporter, which produces MVTLNIRRQNMNPSQSALLDDTIESLSASKRVQRRAAIASVIGTTIEWYDFFIYGTAAALVFPSLFFSYGGSDGLMESFATIFVGFLSRPLGGALFGHLGDRVGRKSTLVATLTLMGVATVLVGCLPTEKVVGPAAGWLLIGLRFLQGIGVGGEWGGAVLLSMESHHGKRRSFMASLPNVGVPLGLVISVLVWSACSHLAGSALLENGWRLPFIASAVLLMFGLLIRVGVPETRDFIEANRSADRTKSPLGEAIRTEWRAILLSALIRPGEQAAFYTLTTFAVLYGSKHLALGRDLMLNAVLIAALVACFALPFFGYVADRIGRRRTYMSAAICMMLFAFPYFALLNTRLPLAVIGGTVFVMVIHAALYGSQAAYIAESFPAHIRYSGASLGYQGASIIAGGPAPLVSLWLFQTFHSGYAVAAYLAAMSLVSICASFFLGRPKPAAVPDGLRTNV; this is translated from the coding sequence ATGGTTACGTTGAATATCAGGAGACAAAACATGAACCCAAGCCAATCTGCGCTGCTTGACGACACGATTGAGAGCTTATCTGCCTCAAAGCGCGTACAACGACGCGCGGCAATCGCCAGTGTCATCGGTACGACCATCGAATGGTACGACTTTTTTATTTACGGTACTGCTGCAGCGCTCGTATTTCCTTCTCTGTTTTTCTCATACGGCGGATCCGATGGCCTGATGGAGTCATTCGCTACAATTTTTGTAGGCTTTTTATCACGTCCATTAGGAGGCGCGCTCTTCGGCCATCTGGGTGATCGAGTCGGCCGTAAATCCACTCTTGTCGCCACCCTTACGCTGATGGGCGTCGCCACGGTGCTAGTCGGTTGTTTGCCGACAGAAAAAGTGGTCGGACCTGCTGCAGGATGGCTGTTGATTGGGCTTCGCTTCCTGCAAGGCATCGGGGTCGGAGGCGAATGGGGGGGTGCCGTTCTGCTTTCGATGGAATCACATCATGGAAAGCGGCGGAGTTTCATGGCATCGTTGCCGAACGTCGGCGTTCCGCTCGGCCTCGTGATCTCAGTCCTTGTCTGGAGCGCCTGCAGTCATCTGGCCGGTTCAGCGCTGCTGGAAAACGGCTGGCGGCTCCCCTTCATTGCGAGTGCGGTGCTGCTGATGTTCGGACTGCTTATTCGCGTCGGCGTTCCCGAAACGCGCGACTTCATCGAAGCCAACAGGTCGGCCGATCGCACGAAGAGTCCGCTCGGGGAAGCAATTCGCACCGAGTGGCGCGCCATTCTCCTCTCGGCGCTCATCCGTCCGGGTGAGCAGGCCGCTTTTTACACGCTCACTACGTTTGCGGTGCTGTACGGATCAAAGCATCTGGCGCTCGGTCGGGACCTTATGCTGAACGCCGTATTAATCGCCGCCCTGGTCGCTTGCTTCGCGTTACCGTTCTTCGGTTATGTCGCCGACCGCATTGGCCGTCGGCGGACTTACATGTCAGCCGCGATCTGCATGATGTTGTTCGCATTTCCCTACTTCGCATTACTCAACACGCGGCTGCCGCTCGCAGTGATTGGAGGCACCGTCTTCGTAATGGTCATCCACGCGGCACTATACGGCTCGCAGGCCGCCTACATAGCTGAGTCATTCCCCGCTCATATTCGTTACAGCGGAGCATCGCTGGGATATCAAGGAGCATCTATTATCGCGGGAGGCCCGGCGCCGTTGGTCTCTCTGTGGTTGTTCCAGACGTTCCACTCGGGATACGCCGTTGCGGCTTATCTTGCCGCTATGTCCCTTGTCAGCATTTGCGCATCCTTCTTCCTTGGGCGGCCGAAACCCGCTGCCGTTCCGGATGGACTGCGCACGAATGTGTAG
- a CDS encoding CaiB/BaiF CoA transferase family protein encodes MRVIENEALLAKPFAGLVVVSIEQALAAPLCTGRLAEMGARVIKIERAEGDFARGYDQAAKGTSSYFVWTNRGKESLVMDFKQPDDAELLHRILTNADVFVQNLAPGALSRAGFDSASLRKRYPRLITCDITGYGNDNDASGQKAYDLLVQCESGLASISGSPEACGRIGVSICDIGAGMNAAIAVLSALALRERTGRGSGVSVSLFDGAADWMTIPYLHEVYGDGAPTRQGLKHPSIAPYGSFSTRDGHDIVISIQNEREWQRFCEAFLQQPETALDRRFASNTERVRNRDALDRLIADTFASLDLSETLERLSSSNTAYGQVRSVRGMSEHPALRTWPMSVDDSEIQMIAPPVRAPWDEQRFARAPAIGEHSEALRAEFAVLKTKAMS; translated from the coding sequence ATGCGCGTCATCGAAAACGAAGCTCTGCTGGCTAAGCCATTTGCGGGCTTGGTCGTAGTGTCGATTGAACAGGCGCTGGCTGCACCCCTCTGCACAGGGCGGCTTGCAGAGATGGGCGCACGCGTGATTAAAATCGAGCGTGCCGAAGGCGATTTTGCGCGTGGTTACGACCAAGCTGCGAAAGGAACCTCGTCTTACTTTGTCTGGACGAACCGTGGCAAAGAGTCGCTCGTGATGGATTTTAAACAGCCCGACGACGCGGAGCTTTTGCACCGTATCTTGACCAACGCAGACGTGTTTGTGCAAAACCTCGCGCCCGGGGCACTCTCACGCGCTGGCTTTGACAGCGCCTCGCTCCGTAAGCGGTATCCACGCCTTATTACCTGCGACATTACCGGCTACGGCAACGATAACGACGCCAGCGGCCAAAAGGCATATGACCTGCTGGTCCAGTGCGAGAGCGGCCTCGCAAGTATCAGTGGCTCCCCGGAGGCTTGCGGCCGTATCGGCGTGTCCATCTGCGACATCGGTGCGGGCATGAACGCCGCCATCGCCGTGCTTTCCGCACTTGCGCTACGCGAGCGTACCGGCCGCGGCTCGGGCGTATCGGTGTCCCTGTTTGATGGTGCGGCAGACTGGATGACGATTCCCTATCTGCATGAAGTTTATGGCGATGGGGCGCCGACCCGCCAGGGACTAAAGCATCCATCGATCGCACCGTACGGGTCGTTTTCCACCCGCGACGGGCATGACATCGTTATCAGCATTCAGAACGAGCGGGAGTGGCAGCGCTTTTGCGAAGCATTCCTGCAGCAGCCCGAGACTGCGTTGGATCGGCGCTTTGCATCGAATACCGAAAGGGTTCGAAACCGCGATGCGCTGGACCGCTTAATTGCAGATACCTTCGCGAGCCTTGACTTGAGCGAAACACTGGAGCGCCTGTCGTCGTCCAACACTGCATATGGTCAGGTACGTTCGGTCCGGGGAATGTCCGAACACCCTGCACTTCGCACCTGGCCTATGTCCGTTGACGACTCGGAAATTCAAATGATTGCCCCGCCCGTGCGTGCGCCATGGGATGAGCAACGGTTCGCCCGCGCGCCGGCCATCGGGGAGCATAGCGAGGCCCTCCGCGCCGAATTCGCAGTGCTAAAAACCAAAGCAATGTCATGA
- a CDS encoding LysR family transcriptional regulator codes for MPYDLTDLKVFLAVAEEGNVSRGAERCHLAPSSVSLRIRNLENAVGVPLLTRQARGVSLTGAGHVLMEHARRCLAQLEQMRADLLPFAQGLTGHVTVFANNNAISSHLPHDLARFFALHPSVRITMEERLSHDIVVAVAAGRADLGVVALETGYPNLDFLPYREDQLVLLTPIDHSLELNTTASFAECLGQPFISLQSGAALHTFLMSHATALGGRLDVRVQVSGYRAIARLVSSGAGIGIVPRSAIEPSDQGQLAVVDLIEPWSKRDLRVCVQRHPNEKNVFRDKLIEVLCSGADGSRTPATHAH; via the coding sequence ATGCCCTACGATCTGACAGATTTAAAGGTCTTTCTCGCGGTCGCTGAAGAAGGCAACGTTTCGCGCGGAGCCGAACGGTGTCACCTTGCACCGTCATCAGTGAGCTTGCGGATAAGAAATCTGGAAAATGCGGTGGGTGTGCCGTTGCTTACGCGTCAGGCCCGCGGAGTGAGCCTAACGGGCGCCGGCCATGTTTTGATGGAGCATGCGCGGCGGTGTCTGGCGCAACTTGAGCAAATGCGGGCTGACCTACTTCCCTTTGCGCAGGGCCTGACTGGCCACGTGACGGTTTTTGCCAACAACAATGCGATCAGTTCCCATCTGCCGCACGACCTTGCCCGGTTCTTCGCGCTGCATCCGAGCGTGCGGATAACAATGGAGGAGCGTCTGAGCCACGATATCGTTGTAGCCGTCGCGGCCGGCCGCGCCGACCTTGGTGTAGTAGCGCTTGAGACGGGGTATCCGAATCTGGACTTTCTTCCTTATCGCGAGGATCAGCTCGTCCTACTTACGCCGATCGACCATTCGCTCGAGCTGAACACAACGGCGAGTTTCGCGGAGTGCCTCGGACAACCGTTTATTAGTCTGCAGTCAGGCGCTGCACTGCACACGTTCCTAATGAGTCATGCCACGGCGCTTGGCGGCCGCCTCGACGTCCGGGTGCAGGTTTCAGGCTATCGGGCGATCGCGCGTCTGGTCTCCTCCGGGGCCGGCATTGGCATCGTGCCGCGCTCGGCTATCGAACCATCAGACCAAGGGCAGCTTGCCGTGGTGGACTTGATCGAGCCTTGGTCTAAACGAGACCTTCGCGTATGCGTGCAGCGACATCCTAATGAGAAGAACGTCTTTCGGGATAAGTTGATCGAAGTCTTATGTAGCGGTGCTGACGGTTCACGTACGCCGGCTACACATGCGCACTGA
- a CDS encoding LysR substrate-binding domain-containing protein: protein MRFDVADLRLFVAVAEAGSITHGATRANLALGSASGRIKQMEEAVGVPLLLRERLGVTPTDAGRTLLRHARVTLASMQRLTDDLGQFAHGLKGTVRLLANTNALIEFLPTPVSQFLADNPNVNIEVEERLSHEIVEALMDGVADIGIVASTANMSGLQAFPFASDRLCAVVPASASAFDGMRDIAFEQLIQHDFVGYGADASIQIYLEGHARLLHKRIRQRIQLRSFDTICRLVENGVGVSVVPESTARRCKRTMSIRTLRLRDEWAVREMRVCVSERDALPTFARKLLDHLTKQGNGLKAHKPASLGE from the coding sequence ATGCGCTTCGATGTCGCGGATTTACGCTTGTTCGTCGCTGTCGCCGAGGCGGGGAGTATCACGCATGGCGCTACGCGCGCCAATCTCGCCCTAGGCTCAGCAAGCGGGCGAATCAAACAGATGGAAGAGGCGGTCGGCGTGCCCCTTCTTTTGCGCGAGCGCCTGGGAGTTACACCAACCGACGCCGGCCGTACGCTGCTGCGCCATGCGCGAGTGACGCTCGCATCGATGCAACGCCTGACCGACGATCTTGGTCAGTTCGCGCACGGACTCAAAGGTACCGTGCGGCTGCTGGCAAACACCAATGCGCTCATTGAGTTCTTACCCACGCCAGTGAGCCAGTTCCTCGCCGACAATCCAAATGTCAACATAGAGGTCGAAGAGCGCCTGAGCCATGAAATCGTCGAAGCGTTAATGGACGGCGTGGCGGATATAGGAATCGTCGCGTCGACCGCGAATATGAGCGGGTTGCAGGCATTCCCGTTCGCGTCAGATCGGCTTTGTGCAGTAGTTCCTGCATCAGCAAGTGCGTTCGACGGTATGCGGGATATCGCGTTTGAACAGCTGATCCAACACGATTTCGTGGGCTACGGCGCCGATGCATCTATCCAGATCTACCTGGAGGGTCACGCTCGGCTGCTGCATAAGCGGATCCGCCAAAGAATTCAGTTACGAAGCTTCGACACTATTTGTCGGCTGGTCGAAAATGGGGTGGGCGTCTCTGTTGTGCCTGAATCCACCGCTCGCCGTTGCAAACGCACCATGAGCATCCGGACGCTGCGTCTGCGCGACGAATGGGCGGTGCGCGAGATGCGTGTATGCGTCAGCGAACGTGATGCGCTTCCTACGTTTGCGCGAAAGCTTCTCGATCATTTGACCAAACAAGGCAACGGTTTGAAGGCGCACAAGCCAGCTTCTCTTGGTGAGTAG
- a CDS encoding aldolase/citrate lyase family protein encodes MPNHSVVRQRSWLFTPGTQPDRLLSAAKSHTDISIFDLEDSVSPADKRTARNNLRALLNAPADESFPAFAVRINSTATRFGLDDLATLLDSSRMPQFILLPKIESEEQVVQIAALLAEANRSAALVPLIESARGLSAVSAIAQAAPSVTALMFGAADFASDVRAQPEALALQVARVRIAAACAQAGISAIDAPCFAIHDVDLLKADLTFAVTNGFRGKAAIHPSHIESITRAFTPSGDRIAWAKRVLEANDQGAAVVDGRMVDEAIAREAREILAAA; translated from the coding sequence ATGCCGAATCATTCTGTTGTTCGCCAGCGCAGTTGGCTTTTTACGCCAGGAACCCAGCCCGACCGGCTGCTGAGCGCTGCAAAAAGTCACACCGACATATCGATCTTTGATCTTGAAGATTCTGTTTCGCCCGCCGACAAACGTACGGCACGAAACAATCTGCGCGCGCTGCTCAACGCGCCTGCCGACGAATCATTTCCTGCCTTTGCCGTTCGGATCAATTCAACCGCAACGCGGTTTGGACTGGATGATCTTGCCACGCTACTTGATAGCTCCCGCATGCCGCAATTCATCTTGTTGCCAAAGATTGAATCGGAAGAGCAAGTGGTACAGATCGCGGCTCTTTTAGCGGAAGCAAACCGCTCTGCCGCGCTCGTTCCTTTGATCGAATCGGCGCGAGGCTTGTCTGCCGTTAGTGCGATTGCGCAGGCTGCACCAAGCGTGACCGCATTGATGTTCGGCGCAGCAGATTTCGCATCCGATGTCCGCGCTCAGCCTGAAGCGCTCGCGCTGCAGGTGGCTCGTGTCCGGATCGCGGCGGCATGCGCGCAAGCCGGGATTAGCGCGATTGATGCGCCCTGTTTTGCCATCCACGATGTCGACCTGCTCAAGGCCGATTTAACGTTCGCCGTCACTAACGGCTTTCGAGGAAAGGCCGCGATCCATCCGTCGCATATTGAGTCTATCACCCGTGCGTTCACACCTTCCGGGGATCGCATTGCGTGGGCCAAGCGCGTGCTAGAAGCGAACGATCAGGGCGCGGCAGTCGTCGACGGTCGCATGGTAGACGAAGCTATTGCCCGAGAAGCGCGCGAAATACTTGCCGCCGCCTAA
- the ripB gene encoding (R)-specific enoyl-CoA hydratase RipB/Ich (Second step in itaconate degradation.) has translation MTANISAYRQIEANRFRETSGLYFEDFVPGNTYEHRPGRTITDVDNIWNTLLTMNTQQVHFDAAYAAKTEWKKLLVDSTFTLALVTGMSVRTVSAKVVANLGWDKVRATHPVFAGDTLYAESTVISKRESKSRPTQGIVTVETKGINQEGKVVMTFERTMLVYKRGQSPEADANY, from the coding sequence ATGACCGCCAATATTTCCGCTTATCGCCAGATCGAGGCCAACCGTTTCCGCGAAACGTCGGGCCTGTACTTCGAGGATTTCGTGCCGGGAAATACCTATGAACACCGGCCCGGACGGACCATTACCGACGTCGACAACATCTGGAACACGCTGCTGACGATGAACACACAGCAAGTCCACTTCGACGCAGCGTACGCGGCGAAGACTGAATGGAAAAAGCTGCTCGTTGACAGCACGTTCACCCTTGCGCTGGTCACGGGCATGAGCGTACGTACAGTGAGCGCGAAGGTCGTTGCAAATCTGGGCTGGGACAAGGTCCGTGCAACGCATCCGGTCTTCGCTGGCGACACGCTGTACGCCGAATCGACGGTTATATCAAAGCGCGAATCGAAGAGCCGCCCAACGCAAGGCATCGTCACCGTCGAGACGAAAGGCATCAACCAGGAAGGGAAGGTCGTGATGACATTCGAACGCACCATGTTGGTCTACAAACGCGGCCAGTCGCCCGAAGCGGATGCTAACTACTGA
- a CDS encoding acetyl-CoA hydrolase/transferase family protein translates to MNIKLNVEELYKSKLATPAQAISTLRSDSAIALGMAMSQPPALLEALGERAAAGDIDALKVYYFHSEEFLRKSLLRYSLMGRIQPHCMFMGAPERELIKLGVADGDRKVVYFVPNTFSQSPRLFADHIPIDTMLVMVSPMDANGYFTFGTNNDYTSGVARAARRLIVEVNPNMPRVFGDSLIHISEVDAIVESNHSIPELNPKAPTQEDKVISAAIAELITDGACLQMGIGALPNAVCSALASHKHLGIHTELLTPGLVDLIQRGAVDNSRKTLNRGKSVFTFAMGNKAMYDFMNDNPTVESYPVNYVNDPHVISQNDNVVSVNSTIEMDLTGACNSEHVKGHQYSATGGQLDFVRGAYASRGGKSIIAFHSTVGASHVSKIVARLNGPVTTPRTDTHLVVTEYGVANLKGLSSTERAKALIRLAHPDVRETLNAQARELHLL, encoded by the coding sequence ATGAATATCAAACTGAACGTAGAAGAACTTTACAAGAGCAAACTCGCAACGCCAGCCCAGGCAATTTCGACGCTGCGCAGTGATTCGGCGATTGCCCTTGGCATGGCCATGTCGCAGCCGCCAGCACTGCTGGAAGCGCTGGGCGAACGCGCGGCAGCGGGCGATATTGACGCATTGAAAGTCTATTATTTCCACTCCGAAGAATTTTTGCGCAAGAGCCTGCTGCGCTACTCACTCATGGGTCGCATTCAGCCGCACTGCATGTTTATGGGTGCGCCAGAGCGTGAATTGATCAAGCTCGGAGTAGCGGACGGCGACCGGAAGGTAGTCTATTTCGTGCCGAATACATTTAGCCAATCTCCGCGACTTTTTGCGGACCATATTCCGATCGATACGATGCTCGTCATGGTTTCACCGATGGACGCGAACGGATATTTCACTTTCGGCACGAACAACGACTACACCAGCGGCGTCGCGCGCGCGGCGCGTCGGTTGATCGTCGAGGTCAATCCCAATATGCCGCGTGTGTTCGGGGACTCTCTGATCCACATCTCCGAAGTCGACGCCATTGTGGAATCCAATCATTCCATTCCCGAATTGAACCCCAAAGCACCGACGCAGGAAGACAAAGTGATCAGCGCCGCTATTGCTGAGCTCATCACCGACGGTGCCTGCCTCCAAATGGGTATTGGCGCGCTGCCCAACGCCGTGTGCAGCGCGCTTGCAAGCCACAAGCATCTTGGCATCCATACTGAGTTGCTCACGCCTGGCTTGGTCGACCTGATTCAGCGAGGCGCGGTTGACAATTCTCGCAAGACGCTCAATCGCGGTAAATCCGTGTTCACGTTCGCGATGGGCAACAAGGCAATGTATGACTTTATGAACGATAACCCGACTGTGGAAAGCTACCCTGTCAATTACGTCAACGACCCGCATGTGATTTCACAAAACGACAACGTCGTTTCGGTGAACTCGACCATCGAGATGGACCTGACGGGAGCGTGTAATTCCGAACATGTCAAAGGGCACCAGTACAGCGCCACCGGCGGTCAACTCGACTTTGTTCGGGGCGCATATGCATCGCGGGGCGGCAAGTCAATCATCGCGTTTCACTCAACCGTAGGTGCGAGCCATGTGTCGAAGATTGTTGCTCGCTTGAATGGTCCTGTCACGACGCCGCGCACTGATACGCATCTGGTCGTGACCGAATACGGCGTAGCCAATCTGAAAGGCTTGTCTTCGACCGAACGCGCCAAAGCGCTGATCCGGCTCGCTCATCCCGACGTTCGCGAAACTCTGAACGCGCAGGCCCGCGAACTGCACCTTCTTTGA
- the poxB gene encoding ubiquinone-dependent pyruvate dehydrogenase produces MRHTVSNNLADYLTKTLEAAGVTKIWGVTGDSLNGLSASLEKVESISWMHTRHEESAAFAAGAEAAVTGRLAVCAGSCGPGNLHLINGLFDCHRNHVPVLAIAAHIPSTEIGLGYFQETHPTELFKECSHYVELVTSADQFPRVLERAMRTAITERGVAVIVLPGDVALGDAPSTMPTWVDADPPTIVPAEFDLNRLADLLNDSSAVTMLCGSGCADAHDEIVAFADTLAAPVVHALRGKEYVEHDNPFDVGMTGFIGFSSGYHAMMSCETLVMLGTDFPYRNFYPPKAKIIQIDIRGSALGKRTPLALGLVGGVRETIEALLPRLTVKSDRRFLENAKKHYAVARKDLDEYARPSPPGRPIHPQYLTRLLDEIADKDAIFTADVGTPTLWAARYLTMNGSRKLIGSFNHGSMANAMPQALGAQAAQPERQVISLSGDGGLSMLLGDLLSARQLNLPIKVVVFNNSSLGFVAMEMKAGGYLDTGTDLSATNFAAIAEGAGIYSIRVEKSEDLLDALERALARPGPVLVDVVTAKHEIALPPKVQWAQAKGFSLYMIRAVLNGRADEVVELANTYFR; encoded by the coding sequence TTGAGACACACCGTGAGCAATAATTTAGCTGACTACCTTACGAAGACACTCGAGGCAGCAGGTGTTACGAAAATCTGGGGCGTTACGGGTGACAGCCTGAACGGCCTGTCCGCCAGCCTCGAAAAAGTCGAATCGATTAGCTGGATGCACACTCGGCACGAAGAAAGTGCTGCGTTCGCCGCCGGAGCCGAAGCAGCGGTGACAGGGCGATTGGCGGTATGCGCAGGAAGTTGCGGCCCTGGGAATCTGCATCTTATCAACGGTCTTTTCGACTGCCACCGCAATCACGTTCCTGTACTCGCCATCGCCGCCCATATCCCATCCACCGAGATTGGGCTTGGCTATTTTCAAGAGACTCATCCTACAGAACTCTTTAAAGAATGCAGTCACTACGTCGAACTGGTAACCAGCGCCGACCAGTTCCCACGTGTACTCGAACGTGCAATGCGCACCGCGATCACCGAGCGGGGCGTGGCTGTGATTGTCTTGCCAGGAGACGTCGCCCTAGGCGACGCACCCTCTACGATGCCGACTTGGGTTGACGCAGATCCGCCCACTATTGTGCCAGCTGAATTCGATCTGAACCGTCTCGCGGATTTGCTAAATGATTCGAGCGCCGTGACCATGCTCTGCGGCAGCGGATGCGCGGACGCACACGATGAAATTGTTGCTTTTGCGGATACACTCGCCGCGCCCGTCGTGCACGCACTGCGCGGAAAGGAGTACGTAGAGCACGACAATCCATTCGACGTTGGTATGACGGGTTTCATCGGCTTCAGTTCTGGTTATCACGCCATGATGTCCTGCGAAACCTTGGTTATGCTGGGTACGGATTTCCCCTACCGGAATTTCTACCCGCCGAAAGCGAAGATCATCCAGATCGATATTCGCGGCAGTGCGCTCGGAAAGCGGACACCTCTTGCACTTGGGCTGGTAGGCGGTGTCCGTGAAACTATCGAGGCACTTTTGCCGCGGCTGACAGTGAAAAGCGATCGTCGGTTTCTCGAAAACGCTAAGAAGCACTATGCGGTAGCGCGCAAAGACCTAGACGAATACGCGCGTCCTTCGCCCCCGGGACGGCCGATCCATCCGCAATACCTAACCCGGCTGTTAGATGAAATTGCGGATAAAGACGCCATTTTTACGGCTGATGTCGGCACACCGACGCTCTGGGCGGCAAGATATCTCACAATGAACGGGTCAAGGAAGCTGATCGGATCGTTTAATCACGGTTCGATGGCCAATGCTATGCCCCAGGCACTGGGAGCGCAGGCGGCGCAACCTGAGCGGCAAGTGATCTCATTGTCGGGCGATGGTGGTTTGTCCATGTTGCTTGGTGATCTGCTGAGCGCCCGCCAGCTAAACTTGCCGATCAAGGTTGTCGTGTTTAACAACAGTTCATTAGGCTTCGTCGCGATGGAGATGAAGGCGGGCGGCTACCTTGATACCGGCACCGATCTAAGCGCCACCAATTTCGCAGCGATCGCGGAAGGCGCGGGAATCTACAGTATCCGCGTCGAAAAATCGGAAGATTTGCTGGACGCGTTGGAGCGGGCGCTGGCGCGTCCCGGTCCCGTTCTCGTCGACGTGGTCACAGCGAAACACGAGATCGCATTGCCCCCTAAGGTACAGTGGGCTCAGGCAAAGGGCTTTAGTTTGTACATGATTCGAGCGGTGCTGAACGGGCGAGCTGATGAAGTTGTCGAACTGGCGAACACGTACTTTCGCTAA
- a CDS encoding ester cyclase produces MEHLHEMPHSPQRRLIVDFYRAIAAHDIELLRTVVSRDWQYIPAISDDQFGPDQLIPAFKRLAFGLRKMKIDLLDVLVSDDRVAVRASVSGTQTGPIIGVAATSKPIKFAVHAFHEVKNGKIMRTWHLEDWLSVFQQIGRTP; encoded by the coding sequence ATGGAACATCTGCACGAAATGCCCCACTCGCCGCAACGACGGCTTATCGTCGATTTTTACCGAGCGATCGCCGCGCACGATATTGAACTGTTGCGCACAGTTGTATCTCGCGATTGGCAATATATTCCTGCGATATCCGATGACCAGTTTGGCCCTGACCAGTTGATTCCGGCGTTTAAAAGGCTGGCGTTCGGGCTGCGCAAAATGAAGATTGATCTGCTCGATGTTCTCGTCAGCGACGACCGCGTCGCCGTTCGTGCCAGTGTTTCTGGAACGCAAACCGGTCCGATAATCGGCGTGGCGGCGACGTCAAAACCGATCAAGTTCGCTGTTCATGCCTTTCACGAAGTGAAAAACGGCAAAATCATGCGGACGTGGCATCTCGAGGATTGGCTCA